The Pantoea phytobeneficialis genomic sequence AATGCGCTTCGGGTGGAACCCGAGCTGGGCACTCCGGCACGCGGGGGGTTACCGCGTACCCGGGCACGGCGTACCGCCGAGGGCTGGCGTGTTAGCGGTGAAAAGATTTACTCCACCGGCAGCCACGGTTTGCACTGGTTTCTGGTGTGGGCCAGCAGCGATGATGCCGATCCGCTGGTCGGTGGCTATCTGATACCCGCCAGCGCGCCTGGCATCCGTATTATCGAGGAGTGGGATCATCTGGGTATGCGTGGCACCTGTAGCCATCGGGTGGTGCTGGATGAGGTGCTGATCCCCTTCGATTACGCGGTGAACGTCGCCCCCTGGAGCACACCCAAACCGGGATTGAGTGACGAGGAGCAGATATGGATGGCAACGCTGCTTGGCACCCTGTATGACGCCATCGCCCGAAGCGCGCGCGACTGGTTTATCGCTTTCCTGCAACAACGCGTTCCGGCCAACCTTGCCGCGCCACTCGCCTCCCTGCCTCGTTTTCAGGAGATAGTGGGACGAATCGACACCCGGTTGTTTACCAATGCCTGTTTGCTGCATAGCTGCGCGCAGGGAGAGATCGCCAGCGCGCATGCCTCCCAGGTGAAACAGGTGGTGACGGAGAACGCCATCCACGCTGTACAACTGATGGTGGAGAGCATCGGCAACCACGCCTTAACCCGCCAGAATCCGTTACAACGTCACTTACGTAACGTGTTGTGTGGCCGTATCCATACGCCGCAGGATGACGCTATCTTCACTTCGGTGGGAAAAGCCGCCCTGGGCGCGGCGACATAACATCCCCTGTAGTGGCACGGTTTTGTAACAGCGCGATGAATCGCGCCGCTACGCATGGAGGCACCCGGCATGAGATAAAAAACAGTGATATCAAATATCATAACTATCAATTTCACTTATATGAAAAACAGGCTCATGCTAATCCCATCAAAACACATGAGAGGTGATTACCATGAAAATGAATGCCATTGTCTGGCCGGAAGGCTTTATCCCCGGTTTTACCGATAACTACTGTTCTAATGAAGTGATTGTTGCGGGTCTGTCTGCCGCAGACATTTGGCCGCTGCTGGTGACACCGGCGCTGTGGCCGACCTACTACAAAAACTCCGCCAATGCCCGTTTCTACGACAACAAAGGACCGGTACTGGCACAGGATGATCGCTTCTACTTTGAAACCTTTGGTTTCCCGGTTGAAGCCCGCGTAACAGAATACGTTGCGCCGTCAGCCGATGAAGCGGGACGTGTTGCGTGGCACGGCTGGGCTGGCGAAGAAGGGGCGGCAGATCGCCTTGATGTGCTGCACGCCTGGCTGGTGGAAGATTTATCTGACAACCGTGTGCGCATCCTGACCCAGGAAACGCAAAACGGTAACCCGGCGAAAGAGCTGGCTAAAGCCCAGCCGAACCCGATGATTAATGGTCATCAGGACTGGCTGGATGGCCTGGTGGCCGCCGCCAGAGCGCAAAAAGGTCAGTAATATTCATTCGTCGCGGCGCGATTAATCGCGCCGCGACAGAAGACGCCGCAGAGGCGTCTTATTATCAGAAGCGGTAAGTCGCGCTGACCGAGAAGTTTCGCGGTTCACCGTAGACAATGCCGCCGCTGCCGACGTTGGTGTCGTACTCTTTGTCAAACAGGTTATTCAGGTTGGCCTGTAAGCTAACGTTTTTGGTGACGTCATAACGGGCAAACAGATCCACCAGCGTATAGCTACCCTGACGGGCACGCCAGGTGCCATTGCCGTCCGGACCACTCACATCTCCCCAGGTTTTTGATTGCCAGGTCGCGCCGCCACCCAGTGTTAACGCGTCCAGTTGCGGCAGGCGATAGCTGGTGAACAGGTTGAACGAGGTGCGTGGCAGCTGCGAGTTGTAGGCATCGCCATTACGATCTTCCGCCAGATAGGTGGTGCCGCCGAAGGTCATCTGCCAGTTATCGGTCAACGCACCATTGACTTCAAATTCGACGCCTTTGCTGACCACGCCATTCTTGCCTTCATAAATGGTGTTGCCGGTGCTGGCATTCACCTGCCCGGTGCTCACCGCAACATTGTCCAGCTCAGAACGGAATACGGAGAACGTGGTGGTCAGACGGCTGTTATACCAGTCCGATTTCACGCCAGCTTCGTAGTTTTTGCCAATCACCGGGGAGAGGTAACCACCGGAAGCATCCTGATAATCCTGCGGCTGGAATACCGAGGTGTAGCTGGCATAGGCTGACCAGTTATCCGAGATGTCATAAATCACACCACCATAGGGGGTGATGTTGTTTTTCTCCATCTCTGCACTCATGGTCTGGCGGTTCCAGTTGGTATAACGGGCACCGAGGATCACATGCAGTGGATCGGCCAGAGAAATGCGTGTCGCAAGATAGGTCGATTTCTGCCGCACCAGTTGGCTGTCGCTGGACTCGGTACGCGGGTTCCAGTCGGTTTCCGGGTACTGTCCGTTGAAATCGCTGTAGTCACCCAACTGGGTTGGAGAGATATTGTCCCAGGCGCTGTAGTATTTGTTGTCCTGGCGGCTGTAGCTCACGCCCACCATCAACTCATGCTGACGACCAAAGAGTTCATACGGACCGCTGGCGAAGGCATCCACCGCATCGACTTTACGTTTTCCGGTGTTATAACCGGTGCCACCGATGACTGGATAGTTGGCATACGGCGAGGTGCCGATACCGGTGGATTTATCGAAATAGCCATCGACATACAGCATCTTACTGTCGAGAAACATCTCGTTGTGCGTGCCGTTCAGCGTGATGTTCCAGCCGTTATCGAAGTTTTGTTGCAGATTAACAAAGACCTTTTTGTTCTCTTTGTCGTTATAGGCCCAGTCCGGCGCGGTGTTATAACCACGGCGGGTACGAATCTGCGTGCCGTCGGTGTACCAGCGCGGCGCACCACTCCACATCGGTGAATCAGTGTTAACCTGGCTGAATTCATAACCGACCGAGAGTTTGGTGGAATCGGTCAGATCGGCGTCCACCACGGCATAGACAAACTGTTTCTGGTTATTGTAACGCTCGATAAAGCTGTCACGGTCCTGATAACCCGCCACCACGCGACCACGCACGCGGCCATCTTCGCTCAGCGGTGCGGAGAGGTCAGCAACATAGCGTTGCTTATTCCAGCTGCCATAGCTGGCTTCAAGGCTGCCGGTA encodes the following:
- a CDS encoding acyl-CoA dehydrogenase family protein is translated as MADNISLLNEILPVMTRSLESQAAAVDENGDFPHAIFALLRQHGLLHYALPLEAGGSGATLRECQAVIAAVARGEPSSALILIMQYLNTRRLGKDADWPDAVRQQVAASVRQHGALINALRVEPELGTPARGGLPRTRARRTAEGWRVSGEKIYSTGSHGLHWFLVWASSDDADPLVGGYLIPASAPGIRIIEEWDHLGMRGTCSHRVVLDEVLIPFDYAVNVAPWSTPKPGLSDEEQIWMATLLGTLYDAIARSARDWFIAFLQQRVPANLAAPLASLPRFQEIVGRIDTRLFTNACLLHSCAQGEIASAHASQVKQVVTENAIHAVQLMVESIGNHALTRQNPLQRHLRNVLCGRIHTPQDDAIFTSVGKAALGAAT
- a CDS encoding SRPBCC domain-containing protein gives rise to the protein MNAIVWPEGFIPGFTDNYCSNEVIVAGLSAADIWPLLVTPALWPTYYKNSANARFYDNKGPVLAQDDRFYFETFGFPVEARVTEYVAPSADEAGRVAWHGWAGEEGAADRLDVLHAWLVEDLSDNRVRILTQETQNGNPAKELAKAQPNPMINGHQDWLDGLVAAARAQKGQ
- the fhuE gene encoding ferric-rhodotorulic acid/ferric-coprogen receptor FhuE codes for the protein MSFEEKRVREHARTSQRVLRLSMLAMLITSGIAHAADTANKEQTLTVNASATNADQQEQGAQDYSVPVTRAGTKMALTARDIPQSVSIISKQRMEDQQLQTLNDVLKNTTGIKSVSQDMDRPLFYSRGFLIDNYMIDGIPTAFASRWNLGDVQTDMALYERVEVVRGATGLLTGPGNPSAAINMVRKHADSKEFTGSLEASYGSWNKQRYVADLSAPLSEDGRVRGRVVAGYQDRDSFIERYNNQKQFVYAVVDADLTDSTKLSVGYEFSQVNTDSPMWSGAPRWYTDGTQIRTRRGYNTAPDWAYNDKENKKVFVNLQQNFDNGWNITLNGTHNEMFLDSKMLYVDGYFDKSTGIGTSPYANYPVIGGTGYNTGKRKVDAVDAFASGPYELFGRQHELMVGVSYSRQDNKYYSAWDNISPTQLGDYSDFNGQYPETDWNPRTESSDSQLVRQKSTYLATRISLADPLHVILGARYTNWNRQTMSAEMEKNNITPYGGVIYDISDNWSAYASYTSVFQPQDYQDASGGYLSPVIGKNYEAGVKSDWYNSRLTTTFSVFRSELDNVAVSTGQVNASTGNTIYEGKNGVVSKGVEFEVNGALTDNWQMTFGGTTYLAEDRNGDAYNSQLPRTSFNLFTSYRLPQLDALTLGGGATWQSKTWGDVSGPDGNGTWRARQGSYTLVDLFARYDVTKNVSLQANLNNLFDKEYDTNVGSGGIVYGEPRNFSVSATYRF